The following proteins come from a genomic window of Halomarina ordinaria:
- the pyrF gene encoding orotidine-5'-phosphate decarboxylase, which produces MSASEDFFARLRERIDAVDSVVSVGLDPDPARLPDHLADHDLPRWAFNRRIIDATHEHAACYKPNVAFYEDADGWRALRETLAYAEGKGVPVLLDAKRGDIGNTARQYATLLDSGASGPGADAITVNPYMGRDSLEPFLSRTDKGVFVLCRTSNPGGADFQNLEVGPNKRLFEYVAQRASEWNERGNVGLVVGATEPEELERVRDLVPTLPFLVPGVGAQGGDAEAAVTFGPASGGDAAGVGLVNSSRGIVFAGEGESFDRAAGEAAKRLKRRLNGHR; this is translated from the coding sequence ATGAGTGCCTCTGAGGACTTTTTCGCCCGCCTGCGCGAGCGCATCGACGCGGTCGACAGCGTCGTGAGCGTCGGCCTCGACCCCGACCCCGCCCGCCTGCCCGACCACCTCGCCGACCACGACCTGCCCCGGTGGGCGTTCAACCGCCGCATCATCGACGCGACCCACGAGCACGCCGCCTGCTACAAGCCGAACGTCGCCTTCTACGAGGACGCCGACGGCTGGCGCGCGCTCCGCGAGACGCTCGCCTACGCCGAGGGGAAGGGCGTGCCCGTCCTCCTCGACGCCAAGCGCGGCGACATCGGCAACACCGCCCGCCAGTACGCGACACTGCTCGACAGCGGGGCCTCCGGCCCCGGCGCCGACGCCATCACCGTCAACCCCTACATGGGCCGCGACTCGCTCGAACCGTTCCTCTCGCGGACCGACAAGGGGGTGTTCGTCCTCTGTCGCACCTCCAACCCCGGCGGCGCGGACTTCCAGAACCTCGAGGTCGGTCCGAACAAGCGCCTCTTCGAGTACGTCGCCCAGCGCGCGAGCGAGTGGAACGAGCGCGGGAACGTCGGCCTCGTCGTCGGGGCGACGGAACCCGAGGAACTCGAACGGGTCCGCGACCTCGTCCCGACGCTCCCCTTCCTCGTCCCCGGCGTGGGCGCACAGGGCGGCGACGCGGAGGCGGCCGTCACGTTCGGGCCCGCGAGCGGCGGCGACGCCGCTGGCGTCGGCCTCGTCAACTCCTCGCGGGGTATCGTCTTCGCCGGGGAGGGCGAGTCGTTCGACCGCGCGGCCGGCGAGGCGGCAAAGCGCCTGAAGCGGCGGCTGAACGGCCACCGATAG
- a CDS encoding SLC13 family permease codes for MLVVFALVLLALVLFATERFPIDVTAILIMVLLMVLEPWTQVSAREGISGFANPATITVLAMLILSTGVNRTGIVQLFGRKMAAFAGTDRRKQLAATIGVTGPVSGFVNNTPVVAILVPVINDLAHEGKTSPSKLLMPLSFASMLGGTLTLIGTSTNILASDIAAQLGAESPGLGLEAFGMFEFTKLGVVVFAVGSLYLMTVGVRLLPERIPAEEDLVQEYALQEYLADVVVPADSSLIGQTVEEALGDDDLDIDVLQLLRDGEYFADPLARKEIREGDTLRLRTNRETLERIIEAEGLTLVGSPRTEEDFHQDGDDPVLVEVVVPSGSFLVGETLASSTFRQRYDANVLAFRTRGDVVRDRFEAIGIRVGDTLLVQAPPDSLTRLVENEDFIVAHEFDEVSYRSEKVPFAVAIIAGVVALPALNVLPIVVSALAGVVAMVFTGVLKPTELYSSVEWNVIFLLAGVIPLGIALQQTGAAALLGDAVASTATFLPAIGVLWVFYLATGLLTSVISNNASVVLMIPVAASAAQSIDANAFAFVLAVTFAASTAFMTPVGYQTNLFVYGPGGYTFSDFIRVGAPLQFLLSVVTVLGIAFFWGVRA; via the coding sequence ATGCTCGTCGTCTTCGCGCTCGTCCTCCTCGCGCTCGTACTGTTCGCCACCGAGCGGTTCCCCATCGACGTCACTGCCATCCTGATAATGGTCCTCTTGATGGTGCTCGAACCGTGGACGCAGGTCTCCGCCCGGGAGGGTATCTCGGGGTTCGCCAACCCGGCCACGATAACCGTCCTCGCCATGCTCATCCTGAGTACGGGCGTCAACCGGACCGGTATCGTCCAGCTCTTCGGTCGGAAGATGGCCGCGTTCGCGGGCACGGACAGGCGCAAGCAGCTGGCGGCGACGATCGGCGTCACCGGGCCGGTCTCGGGGTTCGTCAACAACACGCCGGTCGTCGCGATTCTGGTCCCGGTCATCAACGACCTCGCCCACGAGGGCAAGACCTCACCGTCGAAGCTCCTGATGCCGCTGTCGTTCGCTTCGATGCTCGGGGGGACGCTCACGCTCATCGGCACCTCCACCAACATCCTCGCCAGCGACATCGCGGCCCAGCTCGGCGCGGAGTCGCCCGGCCTCGGACTGGAGGCGTTCGGGATGTTCGAGTTCACGAAACTCGGCGTCGTCGTCTTCGCGGTCGGCTCCCTCTATCTGATGACGGTCGGCGTTCGTCTCCTCCCCGAACGGATTCCGGCCGAGGAGGACCTCGTCCAGGAGTACGCCCTCCAAGAGTACCTCGCGGACGTCGTTGTACCGGCGGACTCGTCGTTGATCGGGCAGACGGTCGAGGAGGCACTGGGCGACGACGACCTCGATATCGACGTGTTACAGCTGCTTCGAGACGGCGAATACTTCGCCGACCCGCTCGCTCGCAAGGAGATACGCGAGGGCGACACCCTCCGGCTCAGGACGAACCGTGAGACGCTCGAACGCATCATCGAAGCGGAGGGCCTCACGCTGGTAGGTAGTCCCCGGACCGAGGAGGACTTCCACCAGGACGGGGACGACCCCGTCCTCGTCGAGGTGGTCGTCCCCTCGGGGTCGTTCCTCGTCGGGGAGACCCTGGCGAGTTCGACGTTCCGACAGCGCTACGACGCGAACGTCCTCGCCTTCCGGACCCGAGGTGACGTCGTGCGAGACCGGTTCGAGGCAATCGGCATCCGCGTCGGCGACACCCTCCTCGTCCAGGCGCCGCCCGATAGCCTCACCCGCCTCGTCGAGAACGAGGACTTCATCGTCGCTCACGAGTTCGACGAGGTGTCCTACCGGAGCGAGAAGGTCCCGTTCGCCGTCGCCATCATCGCCGGCGTCGTCGCGCTCCCGGCGCTGAACGTCCTCCCCATCGTCGTCTCGGCATTGGCTGGGGTGGTGGCGATGGTCTTCACCGGCGTCCTCAAACCGACCGAACTCTACTCCTCCGTCGAGTGGAACGTCATCTTCCTGCTCGCGGGCGTCATCCCCCTCGGCATCGCCCTCCAGCAGACGGGGGCCGCCGCGTTGCTCGGGGACGCCGTCGCCTCGACGGCCACGTTCCTCCCCGCCATCGGTGTCCTCTGGGTGTTCTACCTCGCGACCGGCCTGTTGACGAGCGTCATCAGCAACAACGCGAGCGTCGTGCTGATGATACCCGTCGCGGCCAGCGCCGCCCAGTCCATCGACGCGAACGCGTTCGCGTTCGTCCTCGCCGTCACCTTCGCCGCCTCGACGGCGTTCATGACCCCCGTCGGCTACCAGACGAACCTCTTCGTCTACGGCCCGGGTGGCTACACGTTCTCTGACTTCATCCGCGTCGGCGCCCCCCTCCAGTTCCTGCTGTCGGTCGTGACGGTCCTCGGCATCGCGTTCTTCTGGGGGGTCCGCGCCTGA
- a CDS encoding DUF7539 family protein, with product MTEFPDERQLVLRARAHLEEWTNSARTTVYAELFEGDESLLGEDDLRLLDALDSELERGGGDGVWGTDRYGIHAAGGSGSDTSLGVVCVYHPQITKDSVLRGGDGLDDETEERLNAALWTYSERVATLVEAELDAFVRRTQS from the coding sequence ATGACCGAGTTTCCGGACGAGCGACAGCTCGTACTGCGGGCGCGCGCTCACCTAGAGGAGTGGACGAACAGTGCGCGGACGACAGTGTACGCCGAACTGTTCGAAGGCGACGAGTCGCTGCTCGGCGAGGACGACCTTCGGCTCCTCGACGCGCTCGACTCCGAACTGGAGCGAGGGGGTGGCGATGGGGTCTGGGGAACGGACCGGTACGGAATCCACGCGGCGGGCGGCTCGGGTTCGGACACCTCGCTCGGGGTGGTGTGCGTCTACCATCCACAGATAACCAAGGACTCCGTCCTTCGCGGGGGGGACGGGCTGGACGACGAGACCGAGGAGCGACTCAACGCCGCGCTCTGGACGTACAGCGAGCGCGTCGCCACGCTCGTCGAAGCCGAACTTGACGCGTTCGTCCGTCGGACCCAGTCCTGA
- a CDS encoding J domain-containing protein → MNRPRLVSMLTFVFAGLAAFLVLAGLAFEPLLLLIAAPFAVVAYLMWYQSSGRLVERLYTRVERRARVDGEWTPREEWERRGRVGGPGAGAGGRARRGPRTNGTGRRRRQNPSGSTGPTRREASRILGVSPDADEQTVRDAYREKVKATHPDTAEGSEEAFKRVSAAYDRLSE, encoded by the coding sequence GTGAATCGTCCGCGGCTCGTGTCGATGCTCACGTTCGTCTTCGCGGGGCTGGCGGCCTTCCTCGTGCTCGCCGGCCTCGCGTTCGAGCCGCTGCTGTTGCTCATCGCCGCCCCCTTCGCCGTCGTCGCCTACCTGATGTGGTACCAGTCCTCGGGGCGACTCGTCGAACGGCTGTACACCCGCGTCGAGCGACGCGCGCGCGTCGACGGGGAGTGGACGCCGCGCGAGGAGTGGGAGCGACGGGGTCGCGTCGGTGGGCCGGGGGCCGGTGCCGGCGGACGCGCCCGCCGCGGCCCCCGGACGAACGGCACCGGCCGGAGACGACGGCAGAACCCCTCCGGGAGCACGGGGCCGACGCGCCGCGAGGCCTCGCGCATCCTCGGCGTCTCGCCCGACGCCGACGAGCAGACCGTCCGCGACGCCTACCGCGAGAAGGTGAAGGCGACCCACCCCGACACGGCCGAGGGGAGCGAGGAGGCGTTCAAGCGCGTCAGCGCGGCCTACGACCGGCTCTCGGAGTAG
- a CDS encoding phosphoglycolate phosphatase yields the protein MHPPLAVDIDGTLTDDARALDPRVVDPLRSWPAPVVVATGKALPYPVGLCEFLGLPVRVIAENGGATYLADDDDLTFHGDREAARAVVEAYRDAGYDLGWGAVDLVNRWRETEVAVNVDQPLDPLRDVAERRGMRVFDTGYAYHVTTPDVDKGVALRSVAERLDYDPAQFAAVGDSENDAGMLDVAGTSFAVANADEAAKAAAGDVTEGSFADGFLEALDRIRGAR from the coding sequence ATGCACCCCCCGCTCGCGGTCGACATCGACGGCACGCTGACCGACGACGCCCGGGCGCTCGACCCGCGCGTGGTCGACCCGCTCCGGTCGTGGCCCGCGCCGGTCGTCGTCGCCACGGGGAAGGCGCTGCCCTACCCGGTCGGCCTCTGCGAGTTCCTCGGCCTCCCCGTGCGCGTCATCGCGGAGAACGGCGGCGCGACCTACCTCGCGGACGACGACGACCTCACCTTCCACGGCGACCGCGAGGCGGCCCGGGCGGTCGTCGAGGCGTACCGCGACGCCGGCTACGACCTCGGGTGGGGCGCGGTCGACCTCGTCAACCGCTGGCGGGAGACGGAGGTCGCCGTCAACGTCGACCAGCCGCTCGACCCGCTGCGCGACGTCGCCGAGCGCCGCGGAATGCGCGTCTTCGACACGGGCTACGCGTACCACGTCACCACCCCCGACGTGGACAAGGGGGTGGCGCTCCGGTCGGTCGCCGAGCGCCTCGACTACGACCCCGCCCAGTTCGCCGCCGTCGGCGACTCCGAGAACGACGCCGGCATGCTCGACGTCGCGGGGACGTCGTTCGCGGTGGCGAACGCCGACGAGGCGGCGAAGGCGGCGGCGGGGGACGTGACCGAGGGGTCGTTCGCCGACGGGTTCCTCGAGGCGCTCGACCGGATTCGCGGCGCACGCTAG
- a CDS encoding GTPBP1 family GTP-binding protein → MSPDRATLERALERGEEEGGSVEFKERLTRNVHLADGRLESLAAQLRHRVLSGDGEATYVVGVTDDGGLAGIAPDTFSESMDVLSLLAEEAGAHIEAVQTWGVGEHGDRGIVGVATVREGAILDTDDEHIVVGTAGHVDHGKSTLVGSLVTGQPDDGEGGTRGFLDVQPHEVERGLSADLSYGVYGFTGEGPLRTSNPHRKADRARIVEDAERVVSFVDTVGHEPWLRTTIRGLVGQKLDYGLLVVAADDGPTKTTREHLGILLATELPTIVAITKADMVSEERVATVEREVERLLRDVGKAPLRVERHGVDAAVEETNEQVVPVVTTSAVTMQGLSTLDELFERLPKTADGAGEFSMYIDRTYSVTGVGAVASGTVRTGEVEAGDELLLGPMPDGSYRPVEVRSIEMHYHRVDEAKAGRIVGIALKGVRESDIERGMVLVPRGSDPPAVREFEAEVMVLNHPTRIGDGYEPVVHVETVSEAAVFAPEGGQLLPGDTGTARVRFKFRPYLVEAGQRFVFREGQSKGVGTVTRVVQE, encoded by the coding sequence ATGAGCCCTGACCGGGCCACGCTGGAGCGCGCGCTCGAACGTGGTGAGGAAGAGGGTGGCAGCGTCGAGTTCAAGGAACGACTCACGCGGAACGTCCACCTGGCCGACGGTCGCCTGGAGAGTCTGGCCGCACAACTTCGCCACCGCGTCCTCTCGGGGGACGGGGAGGCGACGTACGTCGTCGGCGTCACCGACGACGGGGGGCTGGCCGGCATCGCTCCCGACACCTTCTCCGAATCAATGGACGTCCTCTCGCTGCTAGCCGAGGAGGCCGGCGCGCACATCGAGGCGGTCCAGACCTGGGGCGTCGGCGAGCACGGCGACCGGGGCATCGTCGGCGTCGCCACCGTCCGCGAGGGCGCCATCCTCGACACCGACGACGAGCACATCGTCGTCGGGACGGCGGGCCACGTCGACCACGGCAAGAGCACGCTCGTCGGCTCGCTCGTCACCGGCCAACCCGACGACGGCGAGGGCGGTACCCGCGGCTTCCTCGACGTCCAGCCCCACGAGGTCGAACGCGGCCTCTCGGCGGACCTCTCCTACGGCGTCTACGGCTTCACCGGCGAAGGGCCGCTCCGGACGTCGAACCCCCACCGGAAGGCGGACCGCGCACGTATCGTCGAGGACGCGGAGCGCGTCGTCTCGTTCGTCGACACCGTCGGCCACGAACCGTGGCTCCGGACCACGATTCGGGGACTGGTCGGCCAGAAACTCGACTACGGCCTGCTCGTCGTCGCCGCGGACGACGGCCCGACGAAGACGACCCGCGAGCACCTCGGCATCCTCCTCGCGACGGAGTTGCCCACCATCGTCGCCATCACGAAGGCCGACATGGTGAGCGAGGAGCGCGTCGCCACGGTCGAGCGCGAGGTCGAACGCCTGCTGCGCGACGTCGGCAAGGCCCCGCTCCGCGTCGAGCGCCACGGCGTCGACGCGGCCGTCGAGGAGACGAACGAGCAGGTCGTCCCCGTCGTCACCACGAGCGCGGTGACGATGCAGGGGCTCTCGACCCTCGACGAACTATTCGAGCGCCTGCCGAAGACGGCCGACGGCGCCGGCGAGTTCTCCATGTACATCGACCGCACCTACTCGGTGACGGGCGTCGGCGCCGTCGCCTCGGGGACCGTCCGCACGGGCGAGGTGGAAGCCGGCGACGAACTCCTGCTCGGCCCGATGCCGGACGGGTCGTACCGGCCCGTCGAGGTGCGCTCCATCGAGATGCACTACCATCGGGTCGACGAGGCGAAGGCCGGCCGCATCGTCGGTATCGCCCTCAAGGGCGTCCGCGAGAGCGACATCGAGCGCGGGATGGTACTCGTCCCCCGCGGCTCCGACCCCCCCGCAGTCCGCGAGTTCGAGGCGGAGGTGATGGTGCTCAACCACCCGACGCGCATCGGCGACGGCTACGAACCCGTCGTCCACGTCGAGACGGTGAGCGAGGCGGCCGTGTTCGCCCCGGAGGGCGGCCAGCTCCTCCCCGGCGACACGGGCACCGCCCGCGTCCGATTCAAGTTCCGCCCCTACCTCGTCGAGGCGGGCCAGCGCTTCGTCTTCCGCGAGGGACAGAGCAAGGGCGTCGGGACGGTCACGCGCGTCGTTCAGGAGTGA
- the mch gene encoding methenyltetrahydromethanopterin cyclohydrolase → MESLNRMALDLVDEALDFADELAIEAFELDNGARVIDFGVEALGGIEAGLLLAEIQSAGLATVASSMDDVAGAPRPVVDFSTDHPALALLCAQKAGWELTVDGYEALGSGPARALVAEEEEYRQLGYADAFEFAVLSVESDVLPDEAVAEHVAERCDVSPESVVLPTYPTASIVGSVTTAARAAELAVWRCFELGFDPLDLLTATARSPVAPVAADEEAAIARTNDALAYGAQVHLTAESDFDAFDEVPSSAREEYGTPFAQVFDDVDWDFYEVPESVFAPAQVTVDVVGGPTRSLGRTDEDLLASSFGL, encoded by the coding sequence ATGGAGAGTCTCAACCGGATGGCGCTCGACCTCGTCGACGAGGCGCTCGACTTCGCCGACGAACTCGCCATCGAGGCGTTCGAACTCGACAACGGCGCGCGCGTCATCGACTTCGGCGTCGAGGCGCTCGGCGGCATCGAGGCCGGCCTGCTGCTCGCGGAGATACAGAGCGCCGGCCTCGCGACGGTCGCCAGTTCGATGGACGACGTGGCGGGCGCGCCGCGTCCGGTCGTCGACTTCTCGACCGACCACCCGGCGCTCGCGCTGCTCTGCGCGCAGAAGGCCGGCTGGGAACTCACGGTCGACGGCTACGAGGCGCTCGGGAGCGGCCCCGCCCGCGCGCTCGTCGCCGAGGAGGAGGAGTACCGACAACTGGGCTACGCCGACGCCTTCGAGTTCGCCGTCCTCTCGGTCGAGTCCGACGTCCTCCCGGACGAGGCCGTCGCGGAGCACGTCGCCGAGCGCTGCGACGTCTCCCCCGAGAGCGTCGTCCTGCCGACGTACCCGACGGCGAGCATCGTGGGAAGCGTGACGACCGCCGCGCGGGCGGCCGAACTCGCCGTCTGGCGCTGTTTCGAACTCGGATTCGACCCGCTCGACCTGCTCACCGCGACGGCCAGGTCCCCCGTCGCCCCCGTCGCCGCCGATGAGGAGGCGGCCATCGCCCGCACGAACGACGCGCTCGCCTACGGCGCGCAGGTCCACCTCACCGCCGAGAGCGACTTCGACGCGTTCGACGAGGTGCCGTCGAGCGCACGCGAGGAGTACGGCACGCCGTTCGCCCAGGTGTTCGACGACGTCGACTGGGACTTCTACGAGGTACCCGAGAGCGTCTTCGCGCCCGCACAGGTGACCGTCGACGTCGTCGGCGGCCCCACCCGCTCGCTCGGCCGGACGGACGAGGACCTCCTCGCGTCGAGTTTCGGACTGTGA